A window of Castanea sativa cultivar Marrone di Chiusa Pesio chromosome 8, ASM4071231v1 genomic DNA:
TTTCCCCTCATGTGTAAAATTGATCTAAGATACGAAATGGTGCATCTTGGTACTTGATGCTGTAACTTGTTACCATTCTCTTGTTACTCCTAATTTCCCAGAACTGCATAACATACATTCTTTGTCCCTTTCTTATAAGTTTTTGAGTATAGAAGCCTTCCAATACGAACCTAAGCATTCCTTTAAGACTAAACATGGTATCAACATGGTGTGGACACAAGATATAGGCCTCTAATTACATAAACTTATCAATGTATAAGCAAAAAGATTACATCCCAACCTttggccttatggatggagcttGCTATTAATTGGGGCTAAGGCATAAGCCCAATCACAAATGTTTAGGATTTATTTATGTAtaggttattttcttttctgattttttattcttactaGGTTAGTAAAGTTGTTTTCTACTAGGATAATAAGCTTGGAACTCTATTTAAGGAACCCAAAGTTCAGTTATGATTTACAGTTAGATTGgttaataaaatttctcttgGAATTTTTCCAATAGGATGGTGCTTACCCCATGGATGTTGACTCCTAGGTTTGTTCTCTCTTACTTtgtgctgactccaagcaagcCTAGGTTACCtatctttcattttttgttattgcATCCTGTTTGGTTTTGTCCTGTGTCACAACAGCCACTAAAATTAGTTTATAGAGAGTAACCTTCAAGATTGTTCCTTTGAGAAATTGAATTCCCCAATGGACAACGGCATCCATTTATACTCACTCTAGGTCACCAAATTCATGATCAAAGGTTGCTGCCAAATTCTTTCAGAAACTGGACATTCAAAGCACAATGACCGCAGCATTCAACTTAGCTTCTACAAAAGACTCATAAAAGGTCACCATCATAAACCAAAGAAGCTATCTGTCGCGTGTTGGTAGCCTATTTCTCATTGCAAGCTTAAAAATAGAAGAATGATTGCATATTTGCATGTAGCAGTTTTAAACCAATCTAGTTTAGCCCGAACCGCCTTAGGAAGCTTAAATCTAATCTCATTTTATGCTGAATTGCAAGTGTACCTTCCGGACTATGAAGGAACCCAGACAAAAGAAGCACAGTACTGGCTATCCCCATTCCTATCAGTGCCCACACAATGAAGCATCTGATTTGAGTTATACAACTTCCTGACTTCTATCAAATCTTCATTCCCACGCACCCCAAATTCCCCCTAAATGATGACTATCATATTGTTAACAAGAAACCCAATCAGGAACAAGACATTCTTTGATCTTCAAGGAATTTTCCTTAACCTGAGTTTCAACAAGAAAACCAAATCTTACAGAagccttccttctctttgtttaaGGGGGTTCATCAAGACACCTTATATTCCatattgaaaaattcattataCATGTCAGGTGGCAAATTTAAATCACACACCTCATTACTGACACCCCTTTCACACTTTGAAACAGGGCAAAtcctcttattcttcttccttttcaacATCCTCTTTTTGCAAGGCAGCCTCTATAAAAGGTTGTACTGTATATCCCCACCTTCATTATTCCCATCTACTGTATTTCCATTGTTTGATGGCTCCTTAACTTCCCAATCCCTCACATTGCCCTCATATAATGCTGAAGCAGAAAATAGTTAGAGAGAGAAGTGGGATTCATAGAGGTTAGGTAGATGAAAAATTTGGTGTTCCCTGATTTTGACACTGTTGAAATCAGTGAGTTTATACAGGTGATATTCATTTATCAACCACTATGCCACCCAAGTTTCTTTCGAATGGCTATCATGCTGTGTTCTTGCTTCCACATATCATGAACAAAAAAGCTGGGTGAGATTCATTGTGGTGGCATGCTTTGGTGCATGTTGCACCTGTTGCCTCATGTGCGTAACCTTGTTATATAGGCGGACATTTCAAATTACCATGATAAGTTTACTGGAAACTGGGAGACTTGGGTTCAAAACTCCCACCTAAAGTTGATGATCTTCCTTCATTGATGTATGCTTTTGCAAGTAGCaaagaaaagtaaaatgttGCCCATGATGCTTTCTAGAAATGAAACATGTTATAAAATAAACCTTGTGAAAGAGTGATGATGTCAAATATTCAAAATGAACAAGTGCTTAAATAAATGGCGTAGTTTCTGAAGCCATGAAACGCCATATATCTTATGGAAAACCAGCTTGTTTATATCTCTCTGTACTGTATTTCATGAACATATAACATCTTTACGAACTTCAAGACtcctatattttattaatattctttatGAAGTTCTTTAATATTGTCACCAACATGGTAGTACTGTAGTAACTATGATATTACCTTTCCCAGCAATGATTGCACCCATTGCAGTAGCTGTAGCAGTGGGTCTTCTGGGATGGGCTTATCAGGCATTGAAGCCTCCGCCTCCAAAGATATGTGGATCGCCAGGTGGTCCTCCTGTCACTTCAAATAGAGTGAAACTCAGCGATGGAAGGCATTTGGCCTACAGGGAGTCTGGAGTTCCAAAGGAAGAGGCTAAGTTCAAGATCATCGTAATTCACGGCTTTGACAGCTCAAAAGATGTGTATCTACCTATCTCTCAAGTATGAACATGCtctgatttttaattttcttttatttttttagttttgataacTTGTCCAAAATTAGTTGAATTTTCCTGTGTCACAGACTATCTGGACAAAAATATATCACTCAAATGTGATTTTTTCAGAAATgtgatgaataaaaataaaatcatgttATCTGAAGTGGTTTCATTTTTCATGGTTTAACTAATACGAATATTTTTGAATAACAGGGCTAGGTAGAAAACCCACTTGCCCACAGAAATATTTTGTTCTGCAAGATGCAGTAAACAGTCATTCTAATGATTTGTTTAGGGGGGTGTCATACTCACTGTTCTTTTTTATCTCTGAAAGTGTCTGATACGCTATATCCAGCAGATCTACCCATCTGTGATGCACGGAAAGATTGAGATGATGAATTAGGAACCGGCTGATCAATCCAAACTACTCTAGCATTTCAAGTTacttttttgtatatttatttttcaatgtcTAGAACTACCATTTACTCTGGCAATGAACGCCCATGCACACtaaaatgtattaaattatGTTGGATGCAAACATAATAAAGGAAGGTTATTACCTAGTGTTGTTCCTGTCAAAATAGTGCCCTTGGGGGAGATCTGGATACGACCCTGAGCTTTAGAAATTTTTCACAAAAGTGGCTGCTCGCATGAATTGGACCCACACACTTGCACTTGACTACCCAAGACTTTATCTTTGCACCAAACATCAAAATGTGCGTACTTGTTTTGTTGATGATTAATTACAATATACGAAGTCTTTATTTGCAATGTGAAGGTTGTATGAGTGATAGCTAATACcggacaaaaaataaaataaaaataaagcttatAGCCTCAGTTTTAAAGTGGTGTTAGGTACTGGATTTAcctggatgtttttctttgatcTTCAATTGTATAATTAATATAAGTGATTTATTTTTCGTAACCTGATTAAACTGGAATTCATTGTGcacttttttgtttaatattgtaAGACATATAGTAAATTGGTGAAAAATGTGTTGATTTTCAGGAACTTACGGAGGAGCTAAAGATATATATCCTGTTCTTTGACAGAGCAGGTTATGGAGAGAGTGATCCATATCCTTCACGCTCAGTGAAGAGTGAAGCATTTGATATTCAAGAACTAGCTGATCAATTGCAAATTGGGTCTAAATTTTATGTAATGGGAATGTCAATGGGAGGTTATCCCGTTTGGGGTTGCCTGAAATACATACCACACAGGCATGATCCTTACTTCAACTactttgtgtgttttttttatattaatatttagttAACGTTCTGACTGGTTGCTTTTCATATGTTAATGGACATTATTTGCAGGTTGTCAGGAGCTGCCCTGGTTGTTCCTTTTGTACACTACTGGTGGCCTTGTTTCCCTGCCAGTCTAGCAAGAGAGGCGCTTGGGAGGCTGCCTCTATCATTTCAAAGGACATTTCGAATTGCACATTACACCCCTTGGTTATTCTATTGGTGGATGACACAGAAATGGTTTCCTACATTAAGCATGGGTCAGGCAACGTTAACCAACCAAGATTTTGAGATCTTGAAGAGGTTATCAGAAATCCCTAGTGTTGGCCAGGTAGTCACATATCccatgtatttttcttttatcacacCACACTAATATTTTGTGATAAGGATTACACATTAATCACGGTATTTAGTTTCAAGTTTATAGCTAATTGAACAATCTGGGTGGTATTTAATATCTGGCACAGTAGACTCAAAAATTGATTAATAGTCTATGTTTTCTAATGTTTTTGCTATTGCTTGCGTCATAAGCTATTAGAATTCAGCAGTTGCTAAGGTCCATCCCAAACTGCAAAACCTTTTTTGCTTGTCAAGTTTATGGTTTTACCTTAACCATATCATAGAAGATGGCACATTGCACATTATTATAAATCTGAACATATTTTTCTCTTGGCATTGTTCATAGGAATAGCTTGTAAAGCCTTACAAGCTATTCCTCTCTCAGTTATTTGATTTAGTATTTCCTTGGGGGATGTGGAGGCATGCAGTAAAAACATGAAGATTCTTCAGCTGATAATTCTCATTTATGTTTCTCCATTCAGGAAAAGGTGACACAGCAAGGTGTTTATGAATCGCTGCACCGGGACATTTTAGCTGGTTATGCCAAATGGGAATTTGATCCCCTGGACGTAAGCAATCCATTCCCTGACAATGAGGGCTCGGTTCACATTTGGCAAGGCTACGAAGACAAGATGATTCCTTATCAACTTAACCGATATATTTCAGAGAAGCTTCCATGGATTCGTTATCATGAGGTTCCAGATGGAGGGCATTTAATGATCTATAACAACAATTTATGTGAAACCATTATCAGGGCACTCTTGCTTGGCTAAACTCCTTGTTATTTGGCCAACCATATGACGGTATCTTCCTCAGTATGAACTCTTTCATATCCATACTGCTCTTGTGgtaatgtaaataaataaataaatgttgtgTGGAATCATATGTATTGCAAAAAGAAACAACGAAATCTTAAGGGTATGTTAGAGAATGTATTCAGTTTTCAGAAGATTGTTTTTAGGGATGAgagctaaaaataaaaaattatgttttttgttggttttgaaaTGATGAATATAGTTATTAACTCAGATTTATCCGAGTAGTTAGATTGGTAAATTTGCGATTTTTAAAACAGTAAAAATTAGCATCAAAACTTGAGTTGGAAAAAGGCTTGGGTGACAAAATGTTTCCCACCCCGCTTGACTCAACTTGTCTTGATCTACCTTGCGGGtttttttcattgtaaaaataaaaataaaaaataaaaagggacgAAAACGAATTCTGCTTGCCTCATCTTTCTCTAATTCCCTTAACAATACCGCGATTGACAaattttctctgtttctttcatCTCTATTACATTAATATCAACTTCACATCATTATTGATGACAATCCATGTCGCCTCTAGTACCCCAGCCCTACTACCACTCTGAGGAGAGGACAAAACACCCTTATCCAAATCACGCCCCACCCTGTTGCTATTTCCTATTTGAAATACCTGTGGGACCATTAGTCTTTGTACCCTGCTTCCACCTAGTGTTTTGTCAAACCTGAATTTGGCATTACAACATCCATGACTATTAGTTATACCATCAGGAGGgactttgcaaaaaaaaaaaaaaatttattttaacaacATTATTAAAATGTTCCTATACACAAATAGAGCTTAATTTATCACTTTAACAAGTTTGTTCACAACTTGATTCATTTACAACTCTAATAACAAGTTTGTTCACAACTTGATTCATTTACCACCCTATTAACTAACTagatattgaaaattttcaagcattGGTGAAACCTTGATGTTGGCACTTTCACCATCGCTAGTCACAAGGACTTCTGGGAAATTGGTGGCCCTCAAATGtatgtttttgttaatttttgctACGATGACCTCTATCAGTTTTTCTTGGTTGGTACTGGTAGAATTCAAATGCAAGGTTAGCTAGTAGTGCATGCTGTAGCAACTAGTCCACAGCACAGCAGACAATGCTGGTCAATAAGGATGACTTTTAGTTCACCAACTCTTAAAGCAGATAAACCAACCCAAGCAAAACTACATTAGCCCAAATCTTTATCAactgactaaaatacccctggCTTTGCTGACGTGGCACAAATTTGGATCTTCTTGTAGTAAACAATTGTGTCTATTTACCAGTATTTTATCTAGTGAGGATAAGTGGATACTGacatattgatatatatatatatatatatatatataaaaacttgtGCTATTGTTTGCTACATAAACAATTGTATAGCATATGCTACAAGCTTCAATTGTCTGTGCATAAACAACTATCTATGTCCTCTTCAGGTAATTAGTTCTTAATTAATCTTCATATTCTTCATTCGTCAGTCTGATAATTATATTTGTAAAGGTTTTTGccattttgtttgattgttccTTGAGATTTAgtaacaaaaacacaaaacaactAGTGATGTTATTAAAGATATTCCATTATAAAAGatgattttatatatgttaCTTTCTCTTTTGTCCAGTGATGTTTACAGTGGCAGCATCTGTGTTGGTAGTTGGTGCTGTGATATACGTTTAT
This region includes:
- the LOC142607752 gene encoding uncharacterized protein LOC142607752 — its product is MIAPIAVAVAVGLLGWAYQALKPPPPKICGSPGGPPVTSNRVKLSDGRHLAYRESGVPKEEAKFKIIVIHGFDSSKDVYLPISQELTEELKIYILFFDRAGYGESDPYPSRSVKSEAFDIQELADQLQIGSKFYVMGMSMGGYPVWGCLKYIPHRLSGAALVVPFVHYWWPCFPASLAREALGRLPLSFQRTFRIAHYTPWLFYWWMTQKWFPTLSMGQATLTNQDFEILKRLSEIPSVGQEKVTQQGVYESLHRDILAGYAKWEFDPLDVSNPFPDNEGSVHIWQGYEDKMIPYQLNRYISEKLPWIRYHEVPDGGHLMIYNNNLCETIIRALLLG